One genomic region from Candidatus Caldarchaeum subterraneum encodes:
- a CDS encoding RIO kinase 1, whose product MGMGVDDVEDRLRLREFRKERAQRYLEKRSELDESLEEVFDQRTLLALYELLNTGKLREVMGVISAGKESRVYHGVAGDGSETAVKIYLTSSAEFRRNRLQYVVDDPRFKSIPRDFRKFVYLWAKREFANLVDAYNAGVSVPKPIVQRENILVMQFLGENGVRYPLLVEEKFESDELKMIWEQLLENAAKMYRKAALVHGDLSEYNVVVGRGPAVYIIDFAQAVKLGHPLAETLLLKGFETLAKFFNKRGFSVNIEEAVRMVKAG is encoded by the coding sequence TTGGGAATGGGTGTTGACGATGTTGAGGACAGGCTTCGGCTTCGGGAGTTTAGGAAGGAGAGGGCGCAGCGTTATTTGGAGAAGAGGTCGGAGCTTGACGAGAGTTTGGAGGAGGTGTTTGACCAGCGGACTCTCTTGGCTCTTTATGAGCTGCTCAACACGGGTAAGCTTAGGGAGGTTATGGGTGTGATTAGCGCGGGGAAGGAGTCACGTGTTTATCACGGTGTTGCAGGCGACGGCTCGGAGACCGCTGTCAAAATCTATCTCACGTCGTCGGCGGAGTTTAGACGCAACCGGCTCCAGTATGTTGTCGACGACCCGCGGTTCAAATCTATTCCCCGTGATTTTAGAAAATTTGTGTATCTCTGGGCGAAGCGGGAGTTCGCGAACCTTGTCGACGCATACAACGCCGGCGTCTCTGTTCCCAAACCCATCGTACAGAGGGAGAACATTTTGGTTATGCAGTTTCTCGGCGAAAACGGTGTAAGGTATCCGTTGCTTGTTGAGGAGAAGTTTGAATCGGATGAGTTGAAGATGATATGGGAGCAGCTGTTGGAGAATGCGGCGAAAATGTATAGAAAGGCTGCGCTTGTTCACGGTGACCTCAGCGAATACAACGTGGTCGTGGGCCGTGGACCGGCTGTGTACATCATTGATTTTGCGCAGGCTGTGAAGCTGGGTCATCCGCTTGCCGAGACGCTTCTGCTCAAAGGCTTTGAGACTCTGGCAAAGTTTTTCAACAAACGTGGGTTTAGTGTAAATATCGAGGAAGCTGTTCGTATGGTTAAGGCGGGGTGA
- a CDS encoding acylphosphatase, producing MRATVRVFGNVQAVGYRALVKFIARSLGVRGLVRNLDDGSVEVFAEAPEDIMDRFVKMIDVKGRAEDVLSLHVERVEVSREGETGYSGPWRSYGAFEIDYGEERPRPIERDMAESLEWSGLYFTKLVTEFSDLRREFRDYRDEFRDYRNEFREFKNESISLANETLEEVKELRRDLKTILDERLARLERDISEIKAKLGLL from the coding sequence TTGCGGGCTACTGTTAGGGTCTTCGGGAATGTCCAGGCCGTAGGGTACAGGGCTTTGGTTAAGTTTATCGCCCGTTCCCTCGGTGTTAGGGGCTTGGTTAGGAACTTGGATGACGGCTCCGTCGAGGTCTTCGCAGAAGCACCCGAGGATATTATGGACAGGTTTGTTAAAATGATTGACGTTAAGGGCAGGGCCGAGGATGTACTAAGCCTCCACGTGGAAAGGGTTGAGGTGTCTAGAGAGGGTGAGACTGGATACAGCGGACCTTGGAGGAGCTACGGCGCCTTCGAGATAGACTATGGCGAGGAGAGGCCAAGGCCTATTGAGAGAGATATGGCGGAGAGCCTAGAGTGGTCAGGGCTATACTTCACAAAACTCGTAACAGAATTCAGCGACCTCAGGCGGGAATTCAGAGATTATAGAGATGAGTTCAGGGATTATAGAAATGAGTTTAGAGAGTTCAAAAATGAATCCATTAGTCTGGCTAACGAGACGTTGGAGGAGGTGAAGGAGCTTAGGCGTGATTTGAAAACTATCCTGGATGAGAGGCTTGCTAGGTTGGAGAGGGATATATCGGAGATCAAAGCAAAACTAGGTCTCTTGTAG
- a CDS encoding electron transport protein SCO1/SenC: protein MNRSRLLLFMGVAALAVAAGAAAAVLSRQVLEPYKPAIEIPGERVLPDFTLTDQNGNPFKLSSVKGKAVLIYFGYTHCPDVCPLVMTKYGQLVKALGNRANDVALIFITVDPERDNVEAMKKYVAYYSDRIIALTGSPEEIDAVARLYNVYYKKYPPDEKGNYLVDHYALVLGADRKHILRLAFTPDMPFEEYQKGVEWLLTKP from the coding sequence GTGAATAGGTCAAGGCTGCTCCTTTTCATGGGTGTCGCGGCTCTCGCAGTGGCCGCGGGCGCCGCAGCAGCTGTTTTATCGCGTCAGGTTCTCGAGCCCTACAAACCCGCGATAGAGATTCCTGGGGAGAGGGTTTTACCAGACTTTACACTTACCGACCAGAACGGCAATCCATTCAAGTTGTCGAGCGTAAAGGGTAAAGCTGTGCTGATCTATTTCGGCTACACACACTGTCCCGATGTATGCCCGCTTGTCATGACCAAGTATGGGCAACTTGTCAAAGCCCTTGGAAACAGGGCCAACGATGTTGCGCTCATATTTATCACGGTAGACCCTGAGCGTGACAACGTGGAGGCCATGAAAAAATATGTCGCCTATTATTCTGATAGGATTATTGCTTTGACCGGCTCCCCCGAGGAGATTGATGCCGTCGCACGCCTCTACAACGTCTACTACAAGAAATATCCGCCCGACGAGAAGGGCAACTACCTCGTCGACCACTATGCGCTCGTTCTCGGAGCTGATAGGAAGCATATTCTCCGCCTCGCCTTCACTCCTGACATGCCGTTTGAAGAATATCAGAAGGGAGTGGAATGGCTGCTTACAAAACCGTGA
- a CDS encoding ribonucleoside-diphosphate reductase alpha chain: MDFDAERIRGAIRKAMAAKQVMDEKVLEKVVASVLEQLSSRFGAEKIPHVEEIQDIVESALMEHGLKEVAKAYILYRHERTRIREEKMRILETGYVDEVDKAFSVNALRLMAARYLLRDRSGRLIERPKQMFQRTAALIVLADILYNPMFFDKSGQQKKWEEDDVKLEEYADNIGVGPSDNMHETKWNIHHLERLATLYKRLNERGMMRKPLREVLEYLKSNPSRFYENYRRYYDLMVGKRFLPNSPTLFNAGTVLGQLSACFVLDVEDDISSIMRTAEEAAVIFKTGGGVGINYSKLRPEGDVVSSTGGVASGPVSFMRIVDTVTDVVKQGGRRRGANIGILNINHPDIDKFISAKQRPGFLENFNISVMVTADFWKHYEEDRPYPLVNPRDGSVWRLVDTRKLLRQIAENAWKTADPGLLYHDNINELNPLREAYGDIYCVNPCGEQPLYPHESCNLGSINLHAFVKDGRLDWDALGKCVEDAVRFLDNVVDLTKHPTEAIEKMTLRTRRIGLGIMGLADMLYALRIPYSSEEGFEMMRRVMEYIAYKAVETSVELAEERGPFPDFPRSSWARGELPFRGLREGRELKMYWSRLVEHVKKGIRNSHLLTVAPTGSISMLADTSSGLEPQFALVYRKQVTAGVFYYSDPVFEKALEEYGLPKQEIVRRVAENGGSVQGIQEIPEDLRRVFVTALDIPWWDHLRAQHEIQKWVDASVSKTINMPSWVTVDDVLKAFIAAHRLGLKGVTVYRDGSKSAQVLVTPTQRNRRYELSVINNTPELLRGLGIEVEEKIAETPPPAIIHTTCPVCGSTSIVFQEGCEKCLECGWTSCVIA; this comes from the coding sequence GTGGATTTTGATGCTGAGCGTATACGTGGAGCCATCCGGAAAGCGATGGCTGCTAAACAAGTCATGGATGAAAAGGTTTTGGAAAAAGTTGTCGCATCCGTGTTGGAGCAACTTTCAAGCAGGTTTGGAGCCGAGAAGATTCCGCATGTGGAGGAGATTCAGGACATAGTTGAGAGCGCTTTGATGGAGCATGGGTTGAAGGAGGTTGCGAAAGCCTACATACTCTACAGGCATGAGCGGACAAGAATAAGAGAGGAGAAGATGAGGATACTGGAGACGGGGTATGTTGACGAGGTGGACAAAGCCTTCTCGGTCAACGCGCTCAGGCTCATGGCTGCACGCTACCTTCTACGGGATAGGTCAGGCCGACTCATCGAGAGACCTAAGCAAATGTTCCAGAGAACAGCAGCCCTCATCGTATTAGCCGACATCCTATACAACCCCATGTTCTTCGACAAAAGCGGTCAACAGAAAAAATGGGAAGAGGATGATGTGAAGCTCGAGGAGTACGCTGACAATATTGGCGTCGGGCCATCAGACAACATGCATGAGACAAAGTGGAACATACATCATCTCGAGAGGCTTGCCACATTATACAAACGTTTGAACGAGAGGGGGATGATGAGAAAACCTCTGCGAGAGGTGCTCGAGTATCTCAAGAGTAATCCATCCAGGTTTTATGAAAACTACCGCCGCTACTATGACTTGATGGTTGGGAAAAGGTTTCTGCCCAACAGCCCCACCCTCTTCAACGCAGGCACTGTCCTCGGCCAGCTCAGCGCATGCTTTGTGCTCGATGTCGAGGACGATATCTCCTCGATTATGAGGACGGCTGAGGAGGCTGCGGTGATTTTCAAAACCGGCGGAGGAGTTGGCATAAACTATTCTAAGCTGAGACCTGAGGGCGATGTTGTTTCGTCGACGGGCGGTGTTGCGTCGGGGCCCGTGTCCTTCATGCGGATAGTTGACACCGTGACTGATGTGGTTAAGCAGGGTGGGCGTAGAAGAGGCGCGAACATAGGAATCCTCAACATCAACCACCCCGACATAGACAAATTCATATCCGCGAAACAGAGGCCAGGATTTCTCGAAAACTTCAACATCTCGGTGATGGTTACAGCTGATTTCTGGAAACACTACGAGGAAGACAGGCCTTATCCGCTTGTTAACCCAAGAGACGGCTCGGTCTGGAGGCTTGTCGACACACGTAAACTTTTGAGGCAAATCGCGGAGAACGCTTGGAAGACAGCCGACCCTGGGCTCCTTTACCACGACAACATCAACGAGCTCAACCCACTCCGTGAAGCGTATGGCGACATTTACTGCGTCAACCCATGCGGGGAGCAGCCTCTATATCCCCATGAATCATGCAACCTCGGCTCCATCAACCTCCATGCATTCGTCAAAGATGGCCGCCTTGACTGGGATGCTTTGGGAAAATGTGTAGAAGATGCTGTGAGGTTTCTTGACAACGTTGTGGACTTGACCAAGCATCCCACAGAAGCCATCGAGAAGATGACTCTGAGGACGAGGAGGATTGGGCTCGGAATTATGGGTTTAGCGGATATGCTCTATGCCCTCCGCATACCCTACAGCAGCGAGGAGGGGTTTGAGATGATGAGGAGGGTGATGGAGTATATTGCTTACAAGGCGGTTGAGACGTCTGTTGAGCTTGCGGAGGAGCGTGGACCGTTCCCCGATTTCCCGAGGTCGTCGTGGGCCAGGGGAGAGTTGCCGTTCAGGGGCTTGAGAGAGGGGCGTGAGCTGAAGATGTATTGGAGCAGGTTGGTAGAGCATGTGAAAAAAGGCATCCGCAACAGCCATCTTCTCACGGTCGCGCCAACCGGAAGCATCTCGATGCTCGCAGACACCTCTTCTGGCCTTGAGCCACAGTTCGCCCTTGTTTACCGCAAACAAGTGACCGCGGGAGTTTTCTACTACTCCGACCCCGTGTTCGAGAAAGCTCTCGAAGAATATGGGCTGCCTAAACAGGAGATAGTGAGGAGAGTTGCCGAGAACGGCGGCTCTGTGCAGGGTATTCAGGAAATACCTGAGGACCTGCGTAGGGTGTTTGTGACGGCGCTTGATATCCCCTGGTGGGATCATTTGAGGGCCCAGCATGAGATACAGAAGTGGGTTGACGCCTCGGTGAGTAAAACCATCAACATGCCATCATGGGTGACTGTCGACGACGTGTTGAAGGCATTCATCGCAGCACACAGACTCGGGCTCAAGGGCGTAACAGTTTATAGAGACGGGTCAAAATCGGCGCAGGTTCTTGTTACACCCACACAGCGCAACAGACGCTATGAACTATCTGTGATAAACAACACTCCAGAGCTGCTCCGCGGCCTCGGAATAGAGGTCGAGGAGAAAATAGCTGAGACACCTCCCCCAGCCATAATCCACACCACATGCCCAGTATGCGGCAGCACATCCATAGTCTTCCAAGAAGGATGCGAGAAATGCCTCGAATGTGGATGGACCAGCTGTGTAATTGCATAA
- a CDS encoding osmotically inducible protein OsmC: MPEVVNRAKAVWQGDLFHGQGTVSFDNGALPTVDVSWTARSSKVSGKTNPEELIAAAHATCFAMALSNIIAKEGKRAEKLEVTAEVVFSIGDQVKISESRITVVGKVPGMDQASFEKAAQAAKDGCPVSKALKGNVAISLTAKLV, from the coding sequence ATGCCAGAGGTAGTAAACAGGGCTAAAGCTGTTTGGCAGGGAGACCTATTCCACGGACAGGGCACCGTCAGCTTCGACAACGGAGCACTTCCAACAGTCGATGTCTCTTGGACCGCACGCTCTTCAAAGGTGAGCGGAAAAACCAATCCAGAAGAGCTTATTGCGGCCGCACATGCCACATGCTTTGCGATGGCTTTGTCCAACATAATCGCGAAGGAGGGAAAACGCGCTGAGAAACTCGAGGTTACCGCTGAGGTGGTGTTCTCCATCGGCGACCAGGTGAAAATCTCAGAGTCGCGGATAACCGTTGTCGGAAAAGTGCCAGGCATGGACCAAGCATCCTTCGAGAAAGCTGCACAGGCCGCGAAAGATGGGTGCCCGGTCTCGAAAGCATTAAAAGGAAACGTGGCCATCTCATTAACAGCCAAGCTTGTATAA
- a CDS encoding Fe-S cluster assembly protein SufB codes for MAGETKLEIDYSKYDFKDPELYVYKSKPGLSEKVVEEISQHKDEPEWLRKFRLKSLEIFYRKPMPIWGADLSGVDFDRIHYYIKPSDRKARSWDEVPEYIKKTFDRLGIPEAERKFLAGVGAQYESEVVYHSLQKELEKKGVIFVDPDTAFREYADIFKPYFGKVVPPDDNKFAALNSAVFSGGSFIYVPEGVEIQYPLQAYFRINAANVGQFERTLIIAEPYSRVHYIEGCTAPIYSTSSLHTAVVEIVAKKGAYVRYTTLQNWSSDVYNLVTKRAHAYEEATVEWVDANIGSRVTMKYPSVYLLGRGAKADILSVAFAGRGQHQDTGAKAVHLAPDTTSRITSKSVCKDGGRTSYRGLLHVAKGAKRVKSSVRCDALILDDISRTDTYPYNEINEEDTTATHEATVGKIGEEQLFYLMSRGLSEQEALNMIVLGFLEPFTKTLPMEYAVEFNRLIELEMSGSVG; via the coding sequence ATGGCGGGAGAAACAAAGCTCGAAATAGACTACAGCAAATACGACTTCAAGGACCCGGAGCTGTACGTCTACAAGTCCAAGCCCGGGCTATCGGAGAAAGTTGTTGAAGAGATTTCCCAGCACAAGGACGAGCCGGAGTGGCTTAGAAAATTCCGGCTCAAGAGCCTCGAGATATTCTACAGGAAACCTATGCCCATCTGGGGCGCGGACCTCTCGGGTGTAGACTTTGACCGGATTCACTACTACATCAAGCCCAGCGACCGCAAGGCACGGAGCTGGGACGAAGTACCAGAATACATCAAGAAAACCTTCGACAGGCTGGGTATACCGGAGGCTGAGCGAAAATTCCTAGCAGGGGTAGGAGCCCAATACGAGTCTGAGGTGGTTTACCACAGTCTGCAGAAAGAGCTTGAGAAGAAGGGCGTGATTTTCGTCGACCCTGACACGGCTTTCCGCGAGTATGCGGACATCTTCAAACCCTATTTCGGCAAGGTTGTACCGCCAGATGACAACAAGTTCGCGGCACTTAACAGCGCGGTCTTCAGCGGCGGAAGCTTCATCTACGTACCCGAAGGGGTTGAAATCCAGTACCCATTACAAGCATACTTCAGAATCAACGCAGCCAACGTCGGCCAGTTTGAGCGGACGCTCATCATAGCCGAGCCCTACAGCAGGGTTCATTATATAGAAGGTTGCACAGCGCCGATATACTCAACCTCTTCGCTCCACACAGCTGTCGTCGAGATAGTTGCGAAGAAAGGTGCCTACGTCCGTTACACTACTTTGCAGAACTGGAGCAGCGACGTCTACAACCTCGTGACCAAGAGAGCACATGCATACGAGGAGGCCACTGTTGAATGGGTTGACGCAAACATCGGAAGCAGGGTGACGATGAAGTATCCCAGCGTTTATTTGCTTGGGAGAGGGGCTAAGGCGGATATTTTGTCGGTTGCTTTCGCTGGACGCGGCCAGCATCAGGACACGGGAGCCAAGGCTGTGCATCTCGCGCCTGACACCACTTCACGCATAACCTCGAAATCTGTCTGTAAGGACGGTGGCAGAACATCCTACAGAGGGTTGCTGCATGTTGCGAAGGGGGCGAAACGGGTCAAGTCCAGCGTAAGATGCGATGCACTGATACTAGACGATATTTCGCGGACAGACACATATCCATACAACGAGATTAATGAGGAGGATACGACGGCGACGCATGAAGCGACGGTGGGGAAAATCGGCGAGGAGCAGCTCTTCTACCTGATGAGCCGCGGCCTCTCGGAGCAGGAGGCCCTAAACATGATTGTCCTCGGATTCCTCGAGCCCTTCACAAAAACGCTGCCCATGGAGTACGCCGTCGAGTTCAACAGACTCATCGAGCTAGAGATGTCGGGCTCAGTCGGCTGA
- a CDS encoding xanthine dehydrogenase (molybdenum hydroxylase family, large subunit): MHQRFIFVLVTAERYRVVGKSVPKIDGGLKVVGAARYVDDVELPNMLYAKILRSRYPHARILRINTEKAWRVPGVRAVVTGYDVQLGRMGILQDHPPLKIGKVRSVRDEVAAVAAETLEAAEEAVEAIEVEYEPLEGVFDPEEAMKPDAPLVHEENRSNVVDLKMRFSTSHSTHLNQVFEKAAAVVSDRYQVHYNNASPLGTMGVIAHYNHLGELTIYTNTQAPFLYRHELAKILGINPAKIRVIQPEIGGAFGRGMDVYPLDPIAAVLSMKTRRPVKLVFTREEELQYAPPRQPAIIYMRTAADRDGRLLAREARVILDAGAYVSWGPFDGRVMMATTTGLYTVPEVLFEATVVYTNNPYTGTQRGAGNPQITFAIEQQMDALAEELGMDPVEFRIINANRPNTVTPQGLKITTCELRECLRRAAEEIGWRGRGMAGPNRGIGFAAFFHVGGGARVYRSDGCGTVLSVDDFGLVTVITGSTDLGTGSDTAIAQIVAEELGIPLEKVRVVNDDASIRPWDVGTHASRATFVAGNSALLAAKKAKEILAKAAAEELQTTPENLVFENNTVYDITNHAKKIEFDKLVRRIHFRQGGSNIVVSVYYDPPTEMQDENWMGNLSAAYVFGAQAALVEVDPETRWVKVLKIVSVHDSGRILNPAAAEGQVHGGVAMGLSYTLYEELVLEQGRVVNAALTDYLLPTALETPVIKTVFVEKPDPAGPFGAKGLGETGCIPTPAAIANAVYDATGKRVKKLPIKPESL, encoded by the coding sequence ATGCATCAAAGATTCATCTTTGTGCTTGTCACTGCTGAGCGTTACAGGGTTGTGGGTAAGTCTGTTCCCAAGATTGATGGTGGGCTGAAGGTTGTTGGAGCGGCACGATACGTGGATGACGTCGAGCTCCCCAACATGCTCTACGCCAAGATACTGAGAAGCAGGTATCCGCACGCGAGGATTCTACGCATAAACACTGAGAAGGCTTGGCGTGTTCCCGGCGTGAGGGCTGTTGTCACGGGATACGATGTCCAGCTCGGGCGAATGGGTATTCTGCAGGACCATCCACCGCTTAAGATAGGGAAGGTTCGCTCTGTCAGGGATGAGGTGGCCGCTGTGGCCGCTGAAACACTTGAGGCCGCCGAAGAAGCCGTTGAAGCTATAGAGGTGGAGTATGAGCCTCTCGAGGGGGTCTTCGACCCCGAGGAGGCGATGAAGCCTGACGCGCCTCTCGTCCACGAAGAAAACAGAAGCAACGTAGTTGACCTCAAGATGCGTTTCTCCACAAGCCACAGCACACATCTAAACCAAGTGTTTGAAAAAGCTGCCGCCGTAGTCTCCGACCGTTACCAAGTCCACTACAACAACGCCTCACCCCTGGGAACCATGGGCGTCATCGCCCACTACAATCACTTGGGAGAACTCACCATATACACAAACACGCAGGCACCATTCCTCTACCGCCACGAACTCGCAAAAATTCTCGGAATAAACCCCGCCAAAATAAGGGTGATACAGCCAGAGATAGGCGGAGCCTTTGGACGCGGCATGGATGTTTACCCGCTTGACCCAATAGCCGCCGTCCTATCCATGAAAACACGTAGACCAGTCAAGCTTGTGTTCACCCGCGAGGAGGAGCTTCAATACGCGCCTCCGCGACAGCCGGCGATAATCTACATGCGCACAGCCGCTGACAGAGACGGCAGGCTTTTGGCCAGAGAAGCGCGTGTAATTCTCGACGCAGGGGCATATGTTTCATGGGGTCCTTTTGACGGACGTGTGATGATGGCCACCACTACGGGGCTCTACACTGTTCCAGAGGTCTTGTTCGAGGCCACGGTTGTCTACACCAACAACCCCTACACCGGCACGCAGAGGGGAGCTGGCAACCCGCAGATAACCTTCGCCATCGAGCAGCAGATGGACGCGTTGGCTGAGGAGCTGGGCATGGACCCGGTGGAGTTCCGCATAATCAACGCCAACAGACCCAACACAGTCACGCCGCAGGGCTTGAAGATAACAACGTGTGAACTGCGCGAGTGTTTGAGGAGGGCGGCTGAGGAGATTGGATGGCGTGGCCGGGGGATGGCTGGGCCCAATCGTGGAATAGGTTTCGCAGCCTTTTTCCATGTCGGCGGAGGCGCACGGGTTTACAGGTCCGATGGATGCGGCACAGTTCTCTCCGTCGACGACTTTGGCCTCGTCACAGTGATCACGGGTTCAACAGACCTTGGCACAGGCTCCGACACAGCGATAGCACAGATTGTCGCGGAAGAACTGGGAATACCTTTGGAGAAGGTGCGGGTGGTCAACGACGACGCATCGATACGGCCTTGGGATGTGGGGACTCATGCGAGCAGGGCCACATTCGTCGCAGGCAACTCAGCTTTGCTGGCCGCCAAAAAAGCGAAAGAAATCCTCGCCAAAGCCGCCGCCGAGGAACTGCAAACAACTCCAGAGAACCTGGTCTTCGAAAACAACACCGTCTACGACATCACAAACCACGCCAAGAAAATAGAGTTTGATAAGCTTGTTAGAAGGATTCATTTCAGACAGGGAGGAAGCAACATAGTTGTCTCGGTGTATTACGACCCGCCGACGGAGATGCAGGATGAGAATTGGATGGGCAACCTTTCTGCGGCATATGTTTTCGGTGCACAGGCGGCTCTCGTCGAGGTCGACCCTGAGACAAGATGGGTGAAGGTGCTGAAGATAGTTTCGGTGCATGATTCGGGGCGCATACTCAACCCAGCCGCTGCCGAAGGCCAGGTCCACGGAGGCGTAGCCATGGGCCTCAGCTACACGCTGTATGAGGAGCTTGTTCTTGAGCAGGGCCGCGTCGTCAACGCAGCTCTGACAGACTATCTTCTACCCACAGCTCTCGAGACGCCTGTCATCAAGACTGTTTTCGTCGAGAAGCCCGACCCCGCGGGCCCCTTCGGAGCCAAGGGATTGGGTGAGACAGGATGTATTCCCACTCCTGCGGCCATAGCCAACGCGGTCTATGACGCCACTGGAAAACGGGTAAAAAAGCTCCCCATCAAACCTGAAAGCCTCTAA
- a CDS encoding aminotransferase: protein MLLMIPGPTEIDERVIRAMARQMIDHRSDEFRALMKSVVEKSRKIFEANSSDIYILTSSGTGGVEAAASNLAQPGDKVLILSAGLFAERMAEAFAAYGANVVKHPLENGQGPNPVAVKKLLEAHPDAAIVGFPFNETSTGIISRDVKEIGRICREHGALLVVDAVTAVGGVRVPVDEYNIDFCVAGTQKCLATPPGLALVTVSKRAWEKIEQKKLRPPYFDLVKYRHFMERWETPFTPAVTLFWAFDEALNIIFEYGYERWLARHAAGAAGLYAGLRSYGLEFYAGPGFESPIVAAMHIPPGLTDTAIRETMKKKYGILISGGLAHYKGKMFRIANIGLITRDKVVNTIFALGKTLKSLGMDVDVSEAVENTERELDRNWPS from the coding sequence TTGTTGTTGATGATACCCGGCCCCACAGAGATTGATGAAAGGGTTATCCGTGCCATGGCTCGGCAGATGATTGACCACCGCTCCGACGAGTTCCGCGCCCTCATGAAAAGCGTCGTCGAAAAATCGCGAAAAATCTTTGAGGCAAATTCATCAGACATCTACATTTTAACATCCTCGGGTACAGGTGGTGTGGAGGCGGCGGCCTCCAACCTGGCCCAGCCCGGTGACAAGGTGTTGATTCTTTCGGCTGGTTTGTTTGCTGAGAGGATGGCTGAGGCTTTCGCCGCCTATGGCGCCAACGTGGTTAAGCATCCTCTCGAGAATGGCCAGGGCCCTAACCCCGTGGCTGTGAAGAAACTTTTGGAGGCTCATCCAGACGCCGCCATTGTCGGGTTCCCTTTCAACGAGACATCCACTGGCATTATCTCGAGGGATGTGAAGGAGATTGGCAGGATTTGTCGTGAGCACGGTGCTTTGCTTGTTGTCGATGCGGTGACGGCGGTCGGCGGTGTGAGGGTCCCCGTCGACGAGTATAACATAGATTTTTGTGTTGCGGGGACGCAGAAGTGTTTGGCGACACCCCCTGGCCTAGCGTTGGTGACTGTTTCAAAACGTGCTTGGGAGAAGATTGAGCAGAAGAAGCTCCGTCCTCCATATTTCGACCTCGTTAAGTATAGGCATTTTATGGAGAGGTGGGAGACGCCTTTCACGCCGGCGGTTACGCTTTTCTGGGCGTTTGACGAGGCGTTGAACATTATTTTCGAGTATGGTTATGAGAGATGGCTTGCGCGTCATGCCGCGGGTGCTGCTGGTCTCTACGCTGGGCTGCGTAGCTATGGGCTGGAGTTTTACGCGGGCCCCGGGTTTGAGTCTCCGATTGTTGCGGCGATGCATATTCCCCCGGGGTTGACCGACACCGCTATCCGTGAGACGATGAAGAAGAAGTATGGGATTTTGATTTCGGGTGGTCTCGCCCATTACAAGGGGAAGATGTTTCGCATAGCTAACATCGGGTTGATTACGCGTGACAAGGTGGTGAACACGATTTTTGCTCTGGGGAAGACTTTGAAGTCTCTTGGAATGGATGTGGATGTTTCCGAGGCTGTGGAGAATACTGAGCGCGAGCTTGACCGTAACTGGCCGAGCTGA
- a CDS encoding conserved hypothetical protein (MaoC domain protein dehydratase), with the protein MFFEDFEVGREFVSRERVVTPSDIDLFATWTWAANPLFLSDEFAKARGFPQRIAPGALVIAFAIGLLYQTGAFDNIVALASIDGMSFRSPTHPGDTLKVVARVVEKRESKSPDRGVVKLEVACHNVTRGTLAFTAEMLFVVFRKT; encoded by the coding sequence ATGTTTTTCGAGGATTTCGAGGTTGGGCGGGAGTTTGTCTCCCGCGAGAGGGTTGTCACACCGTCTGACATAGATTTGTTTGCGACGTGGACGTGGGCCGCTAACCCGCTTTTCCTCAGCGACGAATTCGCAAAGGCACGGGGGTTTCCGCAGCGCATAGCCCCCGGGGCGCTCGTCATAGCCTTCGCCATCGGCCTCCTCTACCAGACAGGTGCCTTCGACAACATTGTTGCGCTCGCGTCGATAGATGGGATGAGTTTTAGGTCGCCCACTCATCCCGGTGACACGTTGAAGGTTGTTGCTAGGGTTGTGGAGAAGAGGGAGTCCAAGTCTCCTGACCGTGGGGTTGTGAAGCTTGAGGTCGCGTGCCATAATGTGACGCGTGGGACGCTGGCTTTTACGGCTGAGATGCTTTTCGTGGTTTTCCGCAAAACTTAA